Part of the Candidatus Saccharibacteria bacterium genome, TTCCATTCGGATCTTCAACAGACTTACTCATTTTAGCGGTAGGGTTTCGTAAACTTCTAATGCGTACACCGTTATCTTGGTTATGAAATGCGTGTTGTTTTTTGACTTCATTAGGTACCGTAAAAACCCCATCCGGAAATTCGGCGCTGAACTTATTGTTGATTCTTTGGGCTATATCCCGAGTAAGTTCTAGGTGTTGAGTTTGATCGTCGCCTACAGGCACCCACTGCGCACCGTAAAGCAAAATGTCGGCTGCCATAAGTACTGGGTAGCCGAAAAGTCCAGCTGGAATATTAGTTATCTTGTCGCTTTTTTCTTTGAACTGCGTCATCCGAGATAGTTCACCAAAATATGCAAAGTTATTTAGGATCACGCATAGCTCACTATGAGCTGGTATAAAGCTTTGTCTATAAATAAATGTGTTCGGGTTAGTAATATCTAGCCCAGCAGCAACAAATACCTTTAAGTTGGCCATGGTCTGTGTGTAGAGGCTGCTGTAGTCAACCTCTGTAGTAAAGCTATGTAAGTCTGGCGCAAACATATTAATTTGGTGAGTATTGCCATATTTTTTTTGCAGCTCAAGCATTGGCAATATAGCACCAAGGTAATTGCCTAGGTGATATTCGGCATTAGTTCTTAAGCCGGTGAGGATTACTTCTCTGTTCATACTTACTTTAGTGTACCGCTTCTTGAAAGGTAAGACGAGGTTTTTTAAGAAGTTAACATCAAACCGACTTTTATAGACTGGATTGGAATATAATATATAGGATCATCTTCGTCACCATCTTCGCTTTTTACAATAATACAGACTGTTCTTTTAGTAGGGTTTTTTTGATCTGCTATACACACTAGATCAGTATTATAATTTAGTGTTGCCTCAAGAGGTATATTGTAGCTTCTACGCACCATGTTTTCTAAACTAACTAATCGATTACCTTCTATAAACAGTTCCATATGCTGGTCGTCAAATAGCGCAAGCTGAGTAAATTTGAGTATATCATCCATGTTTTTGTCTGATATCTCAGGTCTATCTTGTAGATATCGGGCTACTCTATGGAGCGTTTCTATTGGCGTTCTTCTTTCGTCATATAAAATGTCTAAATATTCTTCAGTGTCGATACCAGAATCTTCAAATTTCGAATGTAGGCTTACAAGTGTTTCTTGTTCATCCTCGAACTCAATAACACTATGAGTAACATCCCCTGTTACCGATACCATCGCTTGTATATAGTAGTGTGGCGATCGCAGAGTTTGATATGTTGGGTCTGAGATTTTATAGTGCAACTCAAGTGGGCCCTCTGAGGGCTTAAACAGCTCTACACCATTGAATATTCCTTCATGGAATGCCGGATCAATTTCTTGAACGCTAGGCGCCGTAAGATCACCCGAGGGAACAATGCATTTACCAATGATAATTGCATTCCTGCCAATAGCACCCGGAGAGATAGCCTCAATATCTCCATCAAGCATAGAAACCAACTCTTCTCTTGCATCTAAATCAAGATGAGACGTGTCTCTTACTATCTCTTGTACGGCTGGACTTTGCACATAATGACTAATGCGCTCAGAATCACGAAACGGTGGCAACATGTACGTAGAATAACAAAAAACCGCCTGTTTTTGGCGGTTATGCTTGTTAATTGATCAAATTGATTAACGCTTAGAGAATTGTTCTTTCTTACGTGCACCTTTAAGACCTGGCTTCTTACGCTCTTTCTCACGAGGATCACGCTTCAGTAGACCAGCTTTTTTCAAAGTACCACGTAGGTCGTCGTTCATTTCGGCCATAGCTTTTGAAATTGCCAATGTACAGGCATCAACTTGCCCACTTATTCCACCGCCAGTTACACGCAGGCTTACGTCGTATTTACCTGACAGCTCTAAAATCTCAAAAGGACGCTGTAGTTCCCACTGTAGTCGTTCGCTCTTATCAAGATAGTCTTCGGCTGGTAAATCGTTGATTGTGATTTTTCCTTTGCCAGAAGTTACTCGAGCTCTAGCAGTTGATGATTTACGTCTACCTAATCCGTAGTGGTAACTATTAGCCATTATTTAATCTCCATTTTCTGTGGTTGCTGTGCTTCGTGCGGGTGATCTGACCCTGCGTACACCTTAAGTCGTTGCATTCTACCTGGGCGTAGTTTGTTTTTAGGTAACATACCGTACACAGCGTCAGTGAACACTTGCTCTGGCGTTTCTGATAACTGAGTGCCGAGAGTTTTTTCGCTTAGGCCACCAGGGAAACCGCTGTAACTATATTTTTTAGATTGTTCAGCTTTACGGCCAGTTATGACAGCTTTGTCAGCGTTGATGATAATTACAAACTCACCGTTGTCAACGTGGGGAGTAAAAGTAGCTTTGTGTTTGCCGTTTAGGAGCGTTGCGGCTTTGGTAGCGACGCGGCCAACAGGTGCTGTTGCTGCATCAAGAACGACCCATTTTCGGTCTACGTCTGCTGGTTTTGCAACTGGGGTTTTAGTCATTCTACGCATTACTTAGATTCCTTTTCTGGCTTTTTCGCTGGGGCTTTCTTTGTTGATTCTTTTGGGGTGTCAGCTTTTGTGGTCGTAGGTTTTTTTGCTGCTTTTTTAGCCGGTGAAACAGTTTCAACATCAAGATTGTCGACAAATGACAAAGTAGCCATAGGAGCTAGATCGCCTTTTCTAAAACCAGTTTTAGTAAGTCGTATGTGACCACTAGTTCGACCCTGTAATTTTGGTGCCATTTCGTCGATTAGCTTGTGAGCTGAATCTTTTGTCATTAATTTAGAAAAAACAATTCGCTTGTCTGCTAATGTAGCGTTCTTGGCGCGTGTTACCAATTTTTCGGTATACGGTAAAACCTCTTTAGCTTTTGGCAGGGTCGTCGTGATTTCTTCATCCATAATAAGGGATGTAGCCAAACCCTTGATTAAGTTTCGGCGCTCATCGCGTTTTCGTCCTAGTTTTCGACCTTTGTATCCGTGGCGGTGCATGTGTTTCTCCTACAATTCCAGTTCGTCTAGTTTTTCTTGTACTTCGTCCAGTGCTTTCGCTCCGAAACCTTTGAGTTCTTTCAACTCAGCGTCACCTAGAGTAACCAAGTCTTGAACAGTGTGGATGTCGTTGTTGATCAAGGCATTTGTTGTGCGTGCTGTAAGGTTAAGGTTTTCAATTGGAGTCATAAGTTCGCTAGGTTCTTCGTCACGAGCTGGTGTTTTAGCAGGTTCTTCGTGAGTGATAGTTTCAACGGTTGTTGAACCAGCCAGCGCTGCGTATTGCGCTTTCAAAATAGCTGCTGCTTCTTCAAATGCGTCATTAGGAGTAATTGTTCCGTCAGTATCAACAGTAATTGATAGCTTGTCGAGGTTAGTAATTCGACCAACACGGGTGTGTTCAACTTTGTAGCGTACGCGAAGTACCGGGCTGAACAATGCGTCGACTGCAATCATGTCAGACGGCTTGTCGTTTTCACCCATTTCTTCAACAGTAAGATAACCACGTCCTGATTCAACAATAAGATCCATAATTAAAGCGCTCTTTGAGTCGTCAAGAGTAGCAATTACTTGGTCGGTGTTAACAACTTCAACGTCAGACGTTACTTTAATGTCAGCTGCTGTAACTTGGCCAGCACCTTTTTTCTCGATTCTAAGTAGCTGTGGTTCGTCATTGAAAACCTTGAAACGAAGTTTCTTAAGGTTAAGTAAAATATCAACTGCGTCTTCTTTTACGCCTTTAACAGTAGTAAATTCGTGTGTAGCACCTTCAATTTTGAAAGCTTTTACAGCTGCGCCAGAGATGCTTGAAAGCAACACTCGTCGCATGCTGTTACCCAAAGTCATACCGTAACCGGTGTGTAGGGGTGTAATTACAAATGTAGAACTAGTCGGACTGTGAACGTCTTCCTTTGTGATTCCTGGTGTTTGTACCGCGTGATTAGTTTGCATGAGATTCTCCTTATCTTCTGTACTAACGTGAGTAGTACTCTACGATTAATTGCTCATTTATTCCTGGCTCCGCTTCCTCGCGTTTTGGAGTACCAGTTACTTTAATAGTAAACTTTTTCTCATCAGCTGCCACCCAACTCAATGGTGCTTGCTCGTTATTTTCACAGATTTCTGTCATGTGCTTGAAGTATTCAGTATTTGTAGATCGTTTTCTAACAGTTAGAACGTCACCAGCTTTTACACGAATTGAAGGAATATCGATTCGTCGACCGTTCAGTTCAAAGTGTCCGTGGTTAACCAATTGTCGTGCAGCTCGTCGGCTTGGAGCAAATTTAGCTCGATATACAACATTGTCAACTCGTCGCTCTAATAGTTCGATCAAAACAACTCCAGTTCGGCCTTTTGTTCGACCGGCTTCGGTTATAAGTCGTCGGAATTGCTTTTCAAGTAGTCCGTACATTCGTTTTACTTTTTGCTTTTCGCGCAACTGTAAACCGTAGTTACTTAGTCGTTGCTGACGACCACGACCGTGTTGGCCAGGGATTGTTGCTCGTTTTACGAGTGCTTTGTGCGCTTTCGGGTGCAAAGCAATACCTTCGCGTCGACTTTGCTTAACGATTGGACTTCTGTCTCGTGCCATATTAGCCTCTCCTCTGCTTTCGTGGTCGAACGCCACCGTGTGGTACACCAGTAACATCGCGTATTGAAGTAACTTGAATATCTGCAGTGTGTAGTGCGCGGATAGCTGTGTCGCGACCTAGACCTATACCTTTTACAAATACATCAGCTTTTTTCATACCAAATTGAGATGCCGCGTCTGATGTAGCTTTTTCGCTAGCAATTTGCGCAGCATAGGCAGTACCTTTTTTACTTCCGCGGAAACCACTTGCACCGGCACTCGCGGCAGTTAGGGTGTTACCGCTGCTGTCGGTTACTGTAATAATTGTGTTGTTAAACGTAGCTTGAATATGAACCTGTCCGCTAACAACTGTTCGTTTTGCTTTCTTTCGTCTGGTGGTTTTTTTAACGTCTGCCATTAAAACGCTCCTATCAGTCGCTTGGAAGCTAGAAGCTGGAAGGTGGAAGATGGTGTGTTGTAGGTTGTGTTCATTCTATATTCTTTCTTCATTATTCTATCTTCTAAGTTTTGGTTGCTGCTTTAGGTTGTGCGCCAGAAACGGCCATTCGTCGTCCACGCTTTGTACGAGCGTTAGTTCGAGTTCGCTGTCCTTTAACTGGAAGGTTCTTTTTGTGTCGTTCACCACGGTAAGAACCGATATCTTTCAGTCGTTTTACGTTTGCTCGGACAACACGGTGTAGTTCACCTTCAACTGTGTAGTTTGCGGTAATTTCTTCACGTATTGAACCTAGTTCTGCTTCGGTCATATCTTTAACGCGAGTTTTGTGGTCAATGCCAAGTTTGTTTAGAATTTTTTCACTTGTTGTTCTACCAATACCATGAACATACGTTAGCGATATTACTACTCGTTTGTTTGATGGTACTTCTACTCCAGCAATTCGTGCCATAAGTTAACCCTGCCTCTGTTTGTGTCGAGGTTTACGTTTGTTAAT contains:
- the trpS gene encoding tryptophan--tRNA ligase — its product is MNREVILTGLRTNAEYHLGNYLGAILPMLELQKKYGNTHQINMFAPDLHSFTTEVDYSSLYTQTMANLKVFVAAGLDITNPNTFIYRQSFIPAHSELCVILNNFAYFGELSRMTQFKEKSDKITNIPAGLFGYPVLMAADILLYGAQWVPVGDDQTQHLELTRDIAQRINNKFSAEFPDGVFTVPNEVKKQHAFHNQDNGVRIRSLRNPTAKMSKSVEDPNGTIKLSDDPEAAAKKIMSAETDSIGVINFDWDKQPGITNLLQILALLENRTQYDVTTEWTGKERYGDLKQAVAKAVKHFLADFQGNLAATSDDTVIAKLEESEAALKKQANTTLLRVQQAVGLRSK
- the rpsI gene encoding 30S ribosomal protein S9, with product MANSYHYGLGRRKSSTARARVTSGKGKITINDLPAEDYLDKSERLQWELQRPFEILELSGKYDVSLRVTGGGISGQVDACTLAISKAMAEMNDDLRGTLKKAGLLKRDPREKERKKPGLKGARKKEQFSKR
- the rplM gene encoding 50S ribosomal protein L13, with the protein product MTKTPVAKPADVDRKWVVLDAATAPVGRVATKAATLLNGKHKATFTPHVDNGEFVIIINADKAVITGRKAEQSKKYSYSGFPGGLSEKTLGTQLSETPEQVFTDAVYGMLPKNKLRPGRMQRLKVYAGSDHPHEAQQPQKMEIK
- a CDS encoding 50S ribosomal protein L17, with the protein product MHRHGYKGRKLGRKRDERRNLIKGLATSLIMDEEITTTLPKAKEVLPYTEKLVTRAKNATLADKRIVFSKLMTKDSAHKLIDEMAPKLQGRTSGHIRLTKTGFRKGDLAPMATLSFVDNLDVETVSPAKKAAKKPTTTKADTPKESTKKAPAKKPEKESK
- a CDS encoding DNA-directed RNA polymerase subunit alpha produces the protein MQTNHAVQTPGITKEDVHSPTSSTFVITPLHTGYGMTLGNSMRRVLLSSISGAAVKAFKIEGATHEFTTVKGVKEDAVDILLNLKKLRFKVFNDEPQLLRIEKKGAGQVTAADIKVTSDVEVVNTDQVIATLDDSKSALIMDLIVESGRGYLTVEEMGENDKPSDMIAVDALFSPVLRVRYKVEHTRVGRITNLDKLSITVDTDGTITPNDAFEEAAAILKAQYAALAGSTTVETITHEEPAKTPARDEEPSELMTPIENLNLTARTTNALINNDIHTVQDLVTLGDAELKELKGFGAKALDEVQEKLDELEL
- the rpsD gene encoding 30S ribosomal protein S4, whose protein sequence is MARDRSPIVKQSRREGIALHPKAHKALVKRATIPGQHGRGRQQRLSNYGLQLREKQKVKRMYGLLEKQFRRLITEAGRTKGRTGVVLIELLERRVDNVVYRAKFAPSRRAARQLVNHGHFELNGRRIDIPSIRVKAGDVLTVRKRSTNTEYFKHMTEICENNEQAPLSWVAADEKKFTIKVTGTPKREEAEPGINEQLIVEYYSR
- the rpsK gene encoding 30S ribosomal protein S11, with the translated sequence MADVKKTTRRKKAKRTVVSGQVHIQATFNNTIITVTDSSGNTLTAASAGASGFRGSKKGTAYAAQIASEKATSDAASQFGMKKADVFVKGIGLGRDTAIRALHTADIQVTSIRDVTGVPHGGVRPRKQRRG
- the rpsM gene encoding 30S ribosomal protein S13, whose amino-acid sequence is MARIAGVEVPSNKRVVISLTYVHGIGRTTSEKILNKLGIDHKTRVKDMTEAELGSIREEITANYTVEGELHRVVRANVKRLKDIGSYRGERHKKNLPVKGQRTRTNARTKRGRRMAVSGAQPKAATKT